GTAGCAATGTAAATAACATGCCACTTAGAAAAAGGGTGAACCCCACCTCCAGACCGGCAGCAAAAGCCGATACGAAGAGGCCCTGCGGAGTGCGGTGATGCTCTGCAAGTCCAGCGTCTATCTGCTCCTGGAAAATGTGATATACCGTTTTGGGCTCATTGCTTACATCTTCTACTTTCTGTGGTTTAGGCTTAAATAAGTTCAGGAGTTTCATATTAGTATGGGGTATTGGTATCGATTATTTAGACATGAGCATGTCAGGTCTGTAAAATATATTAAGCACATTAGCTCCTAATTGTTTCAAAAAAAGCAAATGCGTGGATTTTCCTCCACACAAAGAGAAGAGGTTTTCTCATTGACCTGCATCAAACACGCCTTATTGCTGGTATTTATCCATATTTAATCGGCTGTTTTCAGGTTAAAGAGCAATTCTCCAGCCATCTGTCCGGAAGCATAGTCATTAAGTCTTAGGTAGTACAGTAATTGCAAAGGGTAAAGGCAGAACTATATTAACTATGAAAATTATGAATACTCAAACTACTCAAACCCTTCAAAAGGAAAAACCGAAAAAGGGTACATCAATGCAAAAAAGAGTTTATACCAGGCTGGGGTTTTCTGAGACCGAAACGGCTGAAATTGTAAACACACTAAATCAGCTATTAGCCAACTATCATGTACACTATCAAAAACTTAGAAATTACCACTGGAATGTTAAAGGAGCGGACTTTTTTGATATCCATGAGAAGTTCGAAGAGCAGTATAACGAGGCAAAACTCAATATTGATGATATAGCAGAAAGAATCAGAGTTTTTGGTTTTACGCCGATGAGTACATTGAAAGAATACCTGGCCAATTCTGAAATAAAAGAAACCGGATCGAATCTGGCCGGTACAGAAATGGTGGCAGAAATCTTGAAGGATTACGAAATATTGCTAACTTACATGACAGATGTAGCAAATGCCGCCATCAATATTGGTGATGTCGGCACCGAAGATATGATAAACACGTTTATCAATAAAATAGAAAAGAGTCATTGGATGTTCACTGCTTTTTTAGATCAATAGCTACTTCTGAAGCACCGTACACTTCAATGCCCCAATCAAAATGTTGATGTTATGGGAAAGCTTACCAAATCTATTCTAGTACCAGTTGACTTTACCGAAGCAGCAACCAACGCTGTAAGAAACGCTGTTGAACTGGGGGAAAAACTGAAAACTGATGTTCATCTGGTTAATTTTATTCCACCGGTCAGGCGTAAATTACAGCCTTCATCAAATCCTATAGAAAATATCAGCGAAGAGCTTTTTTCATCAATCAACCTTTTAAAGGAAAATGAAGAAAAACTTGCGGAGCTGGTAAAAGAAATGGGTAGAACTGACGTTGAAGTTCATTCGGAAATTAAAATTGATAAGCTGGCTTCAGGAATAAGAAAGCAGCTAAAAAAGAAAAACATAGGACTGATTGTAATAGGGATCACCGGTGCGCATACCATCGGGGATTCCTTTTGTAATATTAATCAGGCCCGGGAACTGATTAAAGTTGACTGCCCTATTATGGTATGCCATAATCATGAACATACCTTCAAAGGCAAACATAAAATAGTAGTGTCTTTGGATTTCGATTCACTGGAGCAGCATAAAGTTGAAGACCTTGCCTTATTGGCCAGGAAGCTGTCATCAAAGGTTTACTACATACATGTAAATCACCCTGATGACAAAAAACAATGTACACTAAATGATATAGAAAACTACCTTGAAATACACAGCCTGAAAGCTGAGGCTATCGAACTGGTAAGTAGTGCACAAAAGGAAATGGCCATAAAGGCTTATGCCGATCAGCTTAATGCTGACTTAATTGCCATTAACCGGTTTAGTAAAACCTCGGGCTACAAAGAGTGTCATGCCGGGCAGGTTATGGAAGAAACGGAGAATCCCGTTTTTGTTTATTGAGTCCTTCTATGGCGAATGGTAAAACGCTTTAAGTCAATAAGCTTTTTTTGTTTTTTAATCCCTTGATAACCTGAAGATTATATACGGTTTTTTTGATAAATCCGGATTAAGTCACCCACCTGATATTAGCATCAGAGATACATTTATTGCATAGAGATTGAGATATTAAGTTGCTCAACCATAAACCCTCAATCCTATGAAAAAGCTAGTTATATTACCTTTCATTATTTTTTTTGCCTTTAGAGTTTTATCCCAGGTTCCTGTTGGTAGCTTTGGTACAAACCCGGGTAATCTCAGCATGTATCTTTATGAACCTGCAGCGGTGGCACCCAATGCAGCCCTTGTGCTGGTATTACACGGCTGCTCCCAGAATGCCGGCAGTTTTGCAATGGAGAGTGGCTGGAATCAACTGGCCGATCAGCATGGGTTCTATGTGATCTATGCTGAGCAAAAAAGCAGCAATAACTCTTCCCGGTGCTTCAATTGGTTTGAAAATGGTGATATCAGTCGTGGCGCAGGCGAAGCAGCCTCTCTCAAATCTATGGTTGACTATGTAAAAGCAAACTACACCATCGACGGAAACAGTGTATATGTTACCGGCTTTTCTGCCGGTGGAGCTATGACGAGTGTTATGATGGCCGCCTATCCTGATGTGTTCTCTGCCGGAGTAGTGATGAGTGGATTACCTTACAAAGTAGCTTCAGGAAGCAATGAAGCTTTTATGGCCATGTTTGGTAATATTAACAAAAGTCCGCAACAATTGGGAAACCTGGTGAGAAATGCCTTTTCCTCTTTCAACGGAAATTATCCTCGCCTGGCGGTCATTCACGGTGCATCAGATTACACTGTATATTTTATGAATCAGCGGGAACTTATGGAACAATGGACCAATGTACATGGTACTGATCAGGTTGCCGACCTGGAAGATGCCGGTTATGAAAATAATGCTCTTGTAACCCGGAAAGCCTATAAAGACCAGCATGGTAATGATGTTGTGGTCACCTATAGCATTGATGGTATGGGGCATGCCATTGCCGTTGATCCGGGCAGTGGAGAAAAGCAAGGCGGACAAACCGGTACTTATGCCAGTGATGTTGACCTGTTCAGCAGCTATATTGCAGCTCAGTTTTTTGAGATTATCGATGTAGGAGAGGTATTTGAAGCTCCGGATAATGTACAGGCCGTGGCAACCTCTCCTTCTGAGATCAGACTCACGTGGAATGATAATGCGACCACGGAAACTTCTTATGCTGTTGAAAGGTCGTTAAATCCTGATAATCAGTTTATTAATGTGGTCAGTTTAAGTGCCAACACCACTTCGTACAATGATACAGGTCTGGACGCAGAGACCCGCTATTACTACAGGATAACAGCAGTCAATGCCAGCAATGAAACCGCTGTAAGCCAAACGGTTTCGGCAACTACTCTGGCAGAAGGAGAGCAGGGAGAACTGGTTGTAATAGAGCAGCCAAATGGCAGCGGTATTTTGAGTTATAACAACGGACAGCATATGGGGCAATCGTTCATGGCCACGGTGAATGGCAGGCTCGAAACTGTTTCCTTCAACCTGGTCAATGCTGTTTCAGGTTCGGCCCTTCGCATATATAATGGCAATTCGGTAACAGGACAGCCCGTTTATGAACAACCGGGAATAAACATGGCTGACGGATGGCAAACCATTACTTTGCAAAATGGTCCTGAGCTGTTGAGTGGTCAACTCTATACGGTACAGCTTACCGAGGCCTCTATAAAATATAGTTATTCCAATTTGTACGGTGGCGGTAATTTCTGGTATAATGGGATTGCATATACTGTGTTCGATGCAGCTTTTAAGGTAGGGATCAGAGAAAACCACTCCAGCCTGTACAGAATTGGCGATACGGGACCACAGCACCAGGTAGTTTTCCTGTATCCTAATCCTGCAACTGACAGAATTTATATAAGAAGTAGCTCCCCTGATGTTTGGGGCATAAAAATGATTTCCGTTGATGGAAGGATAGGCAGAACCAAAGCCGAATGGCTCAACGGGACTCTTTTGCTGGATGTAAGCTCCCTCAGCAAAGGCTTATATCTGCTTCATATGGTTATAAATGATGAACCATATACCTGTAAAATTATGATCAGGCGGTAAAACGAGGCTCGCCCTTGCTTTTGAAGAAAAGCAAGATCATTACAGGCAGAAGGGTGAGATCAATAATAAGGGCAAAAACAAGTGTCAGACTTACCAGGAGACCTGTATAAAACGTTCCTCCAAAGGATGATAGCAATAAGATCAGAAAACCACCGGAGAGAATAATGCTTGTGACAATAATAGCCTTTCCAGTAGACAGGTACGTCCTTTTTAAGGCATAAAGCAAGGGTTTTCCTTTGCTAAGTTCGATTTTGAGCTTGCTGATGAAGTGAATGGTATCATCTACAGCAATGCCAAAGGCAATCGAAAAAACTATGGAGGTTGAAAGCTTCAGTGTGATGCCTGATATTCCCATAATTCCTGCTATAACAAGTAGCGGAATAACGTTAGGTACCAAAGTGATGATTACCATTCGTAGCGATTTAAAAAGCAGGCCCGCTATAATGGCTACAACAAAAAAAGCTATTCCCAAGCCTTCAAACATATTGCGGGCCAGGTATTCGTTGTTTTTGTCTATAAGATTAGAAGTGCCAGTAATTTTATAGGCCACCCGTGAGGTATCAGTATGCTCCCTTATATACAATTGCAATTCTTTTGTTTTTTCCAGTGAAATGGCACTGCCTATGTCTCCTATGCGGGTACTGATCCGGCCTATGGTATTCTCTTTTGCAGTTATGTTTCCTGAGCTTTCATGTCTTTTCAATATCCTGGGCAGATACTTGTTCATACGCTTCCATTCCTTTTCGGTGGAGGGCAACCGGTAGGCTTCAGCTGCACCACCATTTATAGCCTGGTTAAGGCCTTTTACAACAGTAACAGGTGATAGAATACCACCTGGGCCGAATAATGAGGTGAAATGCTTTTGCAGAGAATCTGTTTCAATCAAAATCTGCGGGTCATAGACAGTAAGACCTGCTTTTTTTATGGTAGCAGTAATTTCAAAGGGCCGTGAACCTCCAAATTGAGTATCAAAAAATGTAAAATCCTGTTTAAGCGGGTCGTCTGATGGCAGGTCTTCTATGAGGAAAGTGTTGATACGGATCTGAAAAATGCCGATCAATGAAATGATTATCAGTAAAAAGTTAATGCCAATAATAGTTTTTCCATTCCTTGCCACTTTAATGAATGACCGACTCAAAAACATGAACCATGAAGACCTGTGTACCATTTTATAGGAAACCTTTGGCCTTGGAATCAGATACAGGCATGCGGGAAGAAGAGTAAAGGCAACTATAAAAGCAAAGAATACCCCTGCTGCAGTATAAATGCCAAACTCCTGGATCGGCTTTATGCTGGCGGTCAGCAGAGTTGCAAAACCCACCGCAGTAGTGAGTGAGGTAAGGAATGTAGCCAGCCCGACTTCTTTTAGGGTAGTAACTAAGGCAGTGCTTTTGCTGTCACCCACGCGCAGTTGTTCAATATATTTGGTCATGATATGCACCACATCAGACATGCCTACAATGAACATGATGGTTGGTAGAAGCACCATAAGAATGTCCAGGGTTTTGCCAGTCATAGCCATAAAGCCCAGTATCCATATTGTAGAGAGCAGCACAACAATGAGTGGTACGAGCACCCCCGAAATCGATCTGAAAGCTACCCATAAGAATATGATGACCAAAACGACAGAGGCAGAAAGGAAAATAGCCAGCTCATACTGCATCTTTTCAATAAATACGCCCTGAGCATAAGCTTTCCCTGCCAGGTGGCTTTTCTGAAAACCAAGATCGTCAATAGCTTTTCTTATATTACTGACCAGAGAGTCGGCGCCTTCTTTACCGGAGAGCTGCTCATGCTTTAAAATGACGGCCGTGGCACTGGCATCGCGCGAGATCAATGATTCCAGCAGCCATTCGTCTCTGTAAATGCGTGTACTGTCACTGGCATACCTTTCCGGGGCATCCACATGTATGACAGGGATTTCAAAGTATCCTGCAGGGCTAATGACAGGCTTTTCCATACTGGTGAGAGAAGCAACACTTTTAACATGGTCCGTTTTGCTAATACTTTGTGTGAGCTGGGTTACTTTATAAAGGAATGCACTGTCAAACACTGATGGCTTGTTAACTAGTCCTATAAGCAGGTAGTTATTGTCAGTTTCAAATAACTCTTCAAATTGCTTATAATATTCCAAGTCCGGATCATCAGTGGGGAAAAAGCTCTCAAAGACATAATTGAATTGTAGGTTACGAATGAAGTAGCCCAAAATCAATGATATAATGACGACAAAGACTATGGAAAGAAAAGAGAGTTTTTTGAGCATCAGTTTTGCAGGCTACACGATGAATAACGCTCGCAAAAATAGATAAATTAACGTGATTTGGAAGGCTCTTTTGCCTGCACCAGCAACTCAGCCATTGTTAATTTTTCAATAAGCATCTCCTTGTTTTCAATATCGGTTTTCTTTACCCATTCAATGGCTTCCCGGATCTCTTTGGGTGAGTACGGAATCTTATCACCTTTGCCGCTGTAGTAATTTCTGACCGATTCGATAATACGCTGTCTCTTAGGACTAAAAAATTGACTGAAAAATCCCATATACTATTATTGTGCACAAAATGCACCGTTATAAAATCTATAATAACTTAAAAAAAATAATGCCTAGACAATCAGGTATTTATGATTATTATATTCAAGTAAAAAATGATAATGGGGGAATATTTTATGTGAATATAGTTACTCATTATTTAAGCCACCTCTCCACACTTAATTTTTTAAAAAGTATTAAGGTGACATAAAGGTATAGAATCAAAATTTATATCTTCGCTATAATTTTAGCTTTTATTTATTTGCATCACACGTATCTTTCGATAAATGTATTTTTATTGCGGTAAGCCGTTATTTGTTTTACAAACTGCGTGTGCCCAACCCCAAAACAAAAAATTATGAAACAGTACTTAGACTTAATGCAGGATATCCTTGACAATGGAAATGAAAAAGGTGATCGTACAGGTACAGGTACTGTCAGTGTATTTGGTCGTCAGCTTAGGTTCGACCTTTCCGAAGGCTTCCCATTGCTGACTACAAAAAAACTCCATATACGATCTATTATTCACGAATTGCTTTGGTTTCTCAGCGGAGATACCAATATTAAATACCTGAAAGATAATGGTGTTTCCATCTGGGATGAGTGGGCGGATGAAAATGGCGACCTGGGGCCGGTTTACGGGCACCAATGGAGAAGCTGGCCAACACCCGGCGGAGGAACCGTTGACCAGATATCGCAGGTAATTGATTCTATAAAGAACAACCCAAACTCCAGAAGGCATATAGTAAGTGCGTGGAATCCTGCCGAAGTAGATGAAATGGCTCTGCCTCCATGTCACGCCCTGTTCCAGTTCTATGTAGCAAAAGGCAAATTGTCATGCCAGCTTTATCAGCGAAGTGCTGATTACTTTTTGGGAGTTCCTTTTAATATTGCTTCTTATGCCTTGCTCGTTTATATGTTTGCCCAGCAGTGCGATCTGGAAGTTGGCGATTTTGTCTGGACGGGTGGTGATGTACACCTTTATTCCAACCATATGGAGCAGGTCAGGACGCAATTGAACAGAGAACCGAGAAGTCTGCCAACGTTGCGCATCAATAGAAAACCTGACTCAATATTTGACTATAAATATGAGGATTTTGAAATTCTGAACTATGATCCTCACCCTGGTATCAAAGCACCGGTTGCAGTTTAATATTCAATCCAGTTTTACTCTGTAGAGCTCCGGATTCTTTAATAATTTCGGGTTTGTGATTACTTTTTCATTATTCAAAGTAGTCACATAACTATTTGCAATGAAGTAAAGCCAGCCGTTTTTTATAGCACCTGTAGTGGGTTGATAAAATGCGGGGTGTCCGCACGTTAGCGTTTTAATATTTACAACCTCAGTATAAGCACTATCAAAGGTAAACTGATTGATGGCTTCCGGTTTCATTATACTTTGAAAACCGATAAGAGCATCGCCATAAGTGTATAATCCGTCAATAGCTATAATATAATAATCGGGGTGAGTGAGCTGGGTGACCTGCTTTGTAGGGATATCAATTTTTTGCAGTCCTCCGGAAGTTGCTAATACCAGGCTGCCACCGTCAGGGGTCAGGGTGATGCCGTTTGGATAAACAAAGGTGCCTGGCGGGATAAACACTTCCAGCCGGTCGTTTGACGAAGAAATCTTATAAACAGCTCCACCCTGTGAATCCGAAATATAGATATCATTCCCGTCAAATATCAAATCGTTAAGCAGATGCCCGCGATCGGGTGTCAAATATCGTTTGATCCGCTTTCCTGTCTTTAGGTCGTATACAAACAAACCGGAATATCCTGTACTGTCATGCTTTTCACTCAAAGGGCCTCTGCAGCTCCATAGCTTGCCATCTTTTACCTTCATACCCAGGTAGCTCCAGTCGCCATCTGTATTAGCAGGGATAAAGTCAGAAACTTTCCCCTGCCTATCCATCATAATTACCTTATTCTTATAAAGACTACCTATATAAAAAGCGTCAGATTGGGGATCATGGGCAATTCCTTCAGGTATAAGATCAGACTCTGGTATTTCTGATACCTTTTCAAGGGTGTTGAATTTTTGAGCCTTGGAAAGAACCGGCAGAGACAGGAAAATCAGGATAACAGCGTATTTCATTTGCAGAAGGTTAGGGTTTGGGGTCATATATAGAGGATCAGGCCAAGAACCAGATTCTCACTTAATGCTTTTACTCAATACGAGAGGTAAAAGATTCACAAACCGGCCAAAGTGCACTGACAAGTTGTGAAATTTAAAGTTAACTCAAGTTAATTTTTTTATTATATATTCTGATTTACAGTAAGTTATGTTATTTAGCTGTGCTATGGGACTTAACCCGCTACTATTACACACAAATACTCCATCAGCATTTAAAAGAGCTTCCTTGCCCTCTTCAACCTCATGAAATTCTATTTTTTGAGTTCCGAGAGTTTTTAAAATGTGTCGTCGTTGTACCCCGGCTATACACCCTGTTGTCAGCGCCGGAGTATAATAAATATCATCCTTGGACCAAAATATGTTGGATGATGTGCTTTCAGTAATATGGCCGTGTACATTAAGAAGAATGAGCTCATCAAGTTTTCGGCTATCCCTTTCCTGAGAGGCCATGATATAAGGCAGAGCACTGATGGTTTTGAATCTTGAGAGCTTCCAGTAGTGGAGGATAACGTCTTCCGAAAAGCCTGCGCGCTGTTTGGTTACAGGAGTTGATGCCGGCCTTAACATAAGCAAAGTATTGACTCCTGTATCCGTACTGGTATATGCTTTTTGGTAGTCATTTCTGCGCCATACAATCAGTTTCGCAGTGGCATTTTTCCCAAAGTGGTTATGAAAAAGCAACTCCGCTATTTGTGACTGTAAGGATTCTTCAGTAATATACTTTGGAATATTAAAGCGCAAAGCCCCGGCACCTTCTAAAAGGCGCTCCATATGATAGTTTAAAAGTTGTGCCTTGCCGTTTTCAATCCTGATAGTTTCAAAAAGTCCATCGCCAAACTGAAGAGCCCGGTCGTTGATGGCACATGAAAATGCCTTGGTGATGTAATTATTGTTAAATATTGCAGCCATAAAATGGAAAAACGATAAATAGATATGATCTTTGATCGTTTGGCATTACCTAAAATACTTTATCACCCAATTTGGGGTTTCAAATGGGTTATTAACCATTCATAATTTTCAGGTGATGCAGCAGTAAAATTATCATTAATATTGAAACTATAACAATTTAGTGCCATGGCGGAGAAAAGTAGTGTATTTGATATGATAGGACCCGTTATGATAGGACCGTCAAGCTCGCATACAGCAGGGGTAGTACGTATAGCGCGTGCTGCTATCAGAGTGCTGGGAGGCAAACCGGAAAAAGCGGTTATTACATTTTATAATTCCTTTGCCCGCACCTATGAAGGGCACGGAAGTGACAAAGCAATAATAGCCGGTCTTCTGGATTATAAAACAGATGATGAAAGGATCAGGAATTCTTTTGATTTTGCTGAAAAGGCCGGTCTGGAGTACACTTTTAAGTCTGTAGGCAACGCCTCGGTTTACCACCCTAATACCATAAAACTGAACCTCGAAAAAGATGGCCGGAAGATAGAAGTAATAGGTGAAAGCAAAGGAGGGGGAGTGATCAATATCGCCGAAATTGATGGATTTAATGCCAATTTCTCTGCGAACTTACATACCCTGATACTCAAAGCCGATGATGTAAAAGGCAGTATTGCCTATATAGCCAATATTTTATCTCACGACGACTGTAACATTGCCACCATGTCGGTGTCTCGTAAAGGAAAGCATGACATAGCGTGCCAGGTAATTGAAATGGACAGTGGTTTAAAGCCAATTACATTAGAATATATAAAAAGCCTCAGCTGGATCAAAGAAGTAATATATATCCCCGATATCGATTTATAAATATGATGAAAAGGAAAGCGGTCAAAGTATTAATTGTCTCTTTATTATGTTCGTTTGGCGCCTTTGCTCAGGATAAGAGCGAATGGACGCTGCAGGAATGTATAGACTACGCGCTGGAAAATAACCTGGATGTGAAAAGAAGTGTGCTGAATGTGGAAAGTCAGGATATTAACTACAGCCAGGCCAG
This region of Fulvivirga ulvae genomic DNA includes:
- a CDS encoding Dps family protein, whose amino-acid sequence is MNTQTTQTLQKEKPKKGTSMQKRVYTRLGFSETETAEIVNTLNQLLANYHVHYQKLRNYHWNVKGADFFDIHEKFEEQYNEAKLNIDDIAERIRVFGFTPMSTLKEYLANSEIKETGSNLAGTEMVAEILKDYEILLTYMTDVANAAINIGDVGTEDMINTFINKIEKSHWMFTAFLDQ
- a CDS encoding extracellular catalytic domain type 1 short-chain-length polyhydroxyalkanoate depolymerase, with protein sequence MKKLVILPFIIFFAFRVLSQVPVGSFGTNPGNLSMYLYEPAAVAPNAALVLVLHGCSQNAGSFAMESGWNQLADQHGFYVIYAEQKSSNNSSRCFNWFENGDISRGAGEAASLKSMVDYVKANYTIDGNSVYVTGFSAGGAMTSVMMAAYPDVFSAGVVMSGLPYKVASGSNEAFMAMFGNINKSPQQLGNLVRNAFSSFNGNYPRLAVIHGASDYTVYFMNQRELMEQWTNVHGTDQVADLEDAGYENNALVTRKAYKDQHGNDVVVTYSIDGMGHAIAVDPGSGEKQGGQTGTYASDVDLFSSYIAAQFFEIIDVGEVFEAPDNVQAVATSPSEIRLTWNDNATTETSYAVERSLNPDNQFINVVSLSANTTSYNDTGLDAETRYYYRITAVNASNETAVSQTVSATTLAEGEQGELVVIEQPNGSGILSYNNGQHMGQSFMATVNGRLETVSFNLVNAVSGSALRIYNGNSVTGQPVYEQPGINMADGWQTITLQNGPELLSGQLYTVQLTEASIKYSYSNLYGGGNFWYNGIAYTVFDAAFKVGIRENHSSLYRIGDTGPQHQVVFLYPNPATDRIYIRSSSPDVWGIKMISVDGRIGRTKAEWLNGTLLLDVSSLSKGLYLLHMVINDEPYTCKIMIRR
- the thyA gene encoding thymidylate synthase; its protein translation is MKQYLDLMQDILDNGNEKGDRTGTGTVSVFGRQLRFDLSEGFPLLTTKKLHIRSIIHELLWFLSGDTNIKYLKDNGVSIWDEWADENGDLGPVYGHQWRSWPTPGGGTVDQISQVIDSIKNNPNSRRHIVSAWNPAEVDEMALPPCHALFQFYVAKGKLSCQLYQRSADYFLGVPFNIASYALLVYMFAQQCDLEVGDFVWTGGDVHLYSNHMEQVRTQLNREPRSLPTLRINRKPDSIFDYKYEDFEILNYDPHPGIKAPVAV
- a CDS encoding aminotransferase class IV, yielding MAAIFNNNYITKAFSCAINDRALQFGDGLFETIRIENGKAQLLNYHMERLLEGAGALRFNIPKYITEESLQSQIAELLFHNHFGKNATAKLIVWRRNDYQKAYTSTDTGVNTLLMLRPASTPVTKQRAGFSEDVILHYWKLSRFKTISALPYIMASQERDSRKLDELILLNVHGHITESTSSNIFWSKDDIYYTPALTTGCIAGVQRRHILKTLGTQKIEFHEVEEGKEALLNADGVFVCNSSGLSPIAQLNNITYCKSEYIIKKLT
- a CDS encoding efflux RND transporter permease subunit — encoded protein: MLKKLSFLSIVFVVIISLILGYFIRNLQFNYVFESFFPTDDPDLEYYKQFEELFETDNNYLLIGLVNKPSVFDSAFLYKVTQLTQSISKTDHVKSVASLTSMEKPVISPAGYFEIPVIHVDAPERYASDSTRIYRDEWLLESLISRDASATAVILKHEQLSGKEGADSLVSNIRKAIDDLGFQKSHLAGKAYAQGVFIEKMQYELAIFLSASVVLVIIFLWVAFRSISGVLVPLIVVLLSTIWILGFMAMTGKTLDILMVLLPTIMFIVGMSDVVHIMTKYIEQLRVGDSKSTALVTTLKEVGLATFLTSLTTAVGFATLLTASIKPIQEFGIYTAAGVFFAFIVAFTLLPACLYLIPRPKVSYKMVHRSSWFMFLSRSFIKVARNGKTIIGINFLLIIISLIGIFQIRINTFLIEDLPSDDPLKQDFTFFDTQFGGSRPFEITATIKKAGLTVYDPQILIETDSLQKHFTSLFGPGGILSPVTVVKGLNQAINGGAAEAYRLPSTEKEWKRMNKYLPRILKRHESSGNITAKENTIGRISTRIGDIGSAISLEKTKELQLYIREHTDTSRVAYKITGTSNLIDKNNEYLARNMFEGLGIAFFVVAIIAGLLFKSLRMVIITLVPNVIPLLVIAGIMGISGITLKLSTSIVFSIAFGIAVDDTIHFISKLKIELSKGKPLLYALKRTYLSTGKAIIVTSIILSGGFLILLLSSFGGTFYTGLLVSLTLVFALIIDLTLLPVMILLFFKSKGEPRFTA
- the sdaAB gene encoding L-serine ammonia-lyase, iron-sulfur-dependent subunit beta, which produces MAEKSSVFDMIGPVMIGPSSSHTAGVVRIARAAIRVLGGKPEKAVITFYNSFARTYEGHGSDKAIIAGLLDYKTDDERIRNSFDFAEKAGLEYTFKSVGNASVYHPNTIKLNLEKDGRKIEVIGESKGGGVINIAEIDGFNANFSANLHTLILKADDVKGSIAYIANILSHDDCNIATMSVSRKGKHDIACQVIEMDSGLKPITLEYIKSLSWIKEVIYIPDIDL
- a CDS encoding universal stress protein, with amino-acid sequence MGKLTKSILVPVDFTEAATNAVRNAVELGEKLKTDVHLVNFIPPVRRKLQPSSNPIENISEELFSSINLLKENEEKLAELVKEMGRTDVEVHSEIKIDKLASGIRKQLKKKNIGLIVIGITGAHTIGDSFCNINQARELIKVDCPIMVCHNHEHTFKGKHKIVVSLDFDSLEQHKVEDLALLARKLSSKVYYIHVNHPDDKKQCTLNDIENYLEIHSLKAEAIELVSSAQKEMAIKAYADQLNADLIAINRFSKTSGYKECHAGQVMEETENPVFVY